A single genomic interval of Natronolimnobius sp. AArcel1 harbors:
- a CDS encoding pectate lyase produces MDRRSFLHTVGAAGLGAATLENTQTITAQETRDNRKVVTIDNIGTESPSSPIAPDDGFADLSWLEEGPLVVVRVTNLDAAGEGSFKWACEVGYDELDAEDVGRRLIVFEVGGVIDLENTDIQAERTNIYVAGQTAPSPGITLIRADSPGLEFDEENQFVQHIRSRPGDEIDGPSDSMVVGDNGFNVCFDHCSVSWGSEESMSVNASEHSEDITFSNNLIAEGLFDSPAHGSDNQRAYGSLVGNGADRTAILGNLYAHTWSRNPRLKGGTEATVANNVWYNFERGMRIGDDVDEPTFVNVVGNHYRTGPDADTDRPLIYTNHDENDPTIYLHTSNNVSDDGYTLVEPDAPWEIESEPIEEYWPENFTPIDDDPYDQVRSHAGARPADKTDTDERILADVENRTGTIIDSQDDVGGYPELESTTRDLEVPDGDVTDWLVQHTRAVELGEAPPGEGGSRPPEIGGTQPTDPNGDGAYTDLTGDGQTTHDDVTVFFEHLEDEGVQNNPEAFDFAENDEVGFADVVALLRQV; encoded by the coding sequence ATGGATCGAAGAAGCTTCTTGCATACTGTGGGAGCAGCGGGCCTTGGCGCAGCGACACTTGAAAACACGCAGACGATCACCGCTCAGGAGACGAGAGACAATCGTAAGGTCGTCACGATTGACAACATTGGGACAGAGTCACCGAGTTCGCCGATTGCACCCGACGACGGCTTCGCCGATCTGTCCTGGCTCGAGGAGGGGCCACTCGTCGTGGTCCGGGTAACGAACCTCGATGCGGCAGGCGAGGGGTCGTTCAAGTGGGCCTGCGAAGTGGGCTACGACGAGTTAGACGCCGAAGATGTCGGTCGGCGACTCATCGTCTTCGAGGTCGGCGGCGTCATTGATCTCGAGAATACGGATATACAAGCCGAGCGAACGAACATCTACGTCGCTGGACAGACCGCGCCGTCGCCCGGAATCACGCTCATCCGAGCGGATTCACCCGGCCTCGAGTTCGACGAGGAAAATCAGTTCGTCCAACACATCCGTTCGCGGCCGGGCGACGAGATTGACGGGCCGTCGGATTCGATGGTCGTCGGCGATAATGGCTTCAACGTCTGTTTTGACCACTGTTCTGTGAGTTGGGGCAGTGAGGAGTCGATGTCGGTCAATGCAAGCGAACACTCCGAAGACATCACGTTCAGTAACAACCTTATCGCGGAAGGGCTGTTCGACTCGCCGGCCCACGGCAGCGATAACCAGCGCGCCTACGGCAGCCTCGTCGGGAACGGGGCTGACCGAACGGCAATTCTGGGCAATCTCTATGCCCACACGTGGAGTCGCAACCCGCGTCTCAAGGGCGGCACAGAGGCCACCGTCGCGAACAACGTCTGGTACAATTTCGAACGTGGGATGCGGATCGGCGACGACGTAGACGAACCCACCTTCGTCAACGTCGTTGGCAACCACTATCGGACCGGACCCGACGCGGACACGGACCGACCGCTCATCTACACCAACCACGACGAGAACGATCCGACGATCTACCTCCACACGTCGAACAACGTCTCCGACGATGGGTATACACTGGTCGAACCCGACGCCCCGTGGGAGATTGAATCCGAGCCGATCGAGGAGTACTGGCCCGAGAACTTCACGCCGATCGACGACGATCCGTACGATCAGGTCCGCTCGCACGCCGGCGCTCGCCCCGCAGACAAGACCGACACCGATGAGCGGATCCTCGCTGATGTCGAGAATCGAACCGGCACGATCATCGATAGCCAGGACGACGTTGGCGGCTATCCTGAGCTCGAGTCGACGACGCGTGACCTCGAGGTTCCGGATGGCGACGTGACGGACTGGCTCGTCCAGCACACACGGGCCGTTGAACTCGGCGAGGCACCGCCGGGAGAAGGTGGTTCAAGGCCGCCCGAGATCGGCGGAACCCAACCGACCGATCCGAACGGTGATGGGGCGTATACCGACCTCACTGGCGACGGCCAGACAACTCACGACGACGTGACGGTCTTTTTCGAGCATCTCGAGGATGAGGGAGTCCAGAACAACCCTGAGGCGTTCGACTTCGCCGAAAACGACGAGGTCGGCTTTGCGGATGTCGTTGCCCTCCTCAGGCAGGTCTAA
- a CDS encoding twin-arginine translocation signal domain-containing protein yields the protein MNSNPHADNTDGDRTETTDHPQRDPDAAASHDDGETSRALSRRRFVQATGATAGALALGGTAVAGAQPLEETCESFGEIDVGDGDFLLINNDWGESVEDSGFEMCSWLAEDGSYGYEWTTRPDGGEPNYPQVLLGTKPWGDDSDVGSFPVQRGDIDELTLEVDIDLNVSGGEWNLAEEWWLMEQPPDQQIETHTHEIMLVLEWSDEHSHGGVDEPGVWTDQFGNEIDYWTVYSGGGGTDAAFHIFRVSGGLTTGQVDLSEIIDFMSERYGLSEDLWVSGIEVGNEYWGGVQGDVTYNTLDVTVNGTTYESGSDAGDGSDPEPESIEVGEYETQDSTDDGLHNDFTGDGETTHDDVTAFFENLEDESVQNNPEAFDFAGNDEVSFADVVDLLRQV from the coding sequence ATGAATTCGAATCCACACGCGGACAACACAGACGGTGACCGAACCGAGACGACCGACCACCCACAGCGTGACCCGGACGCCGCGGCAAGTCACGACGACGGCGAAACCAGCCGCGCACTCTCGAGACGGCGGTTCGTCCAGGCAACGGGCGCAACGGCGGGCGCACTCGCACTCGGCGGGACCGCTGTTGCCGGCGCACAGCCACTCGAGGAAACCTGTGAGTCCTTCGGCGAGATCGACGTCGGTGACGGAGACTTCCTGTTGATCAACAACGATTGGGGGGAAAGCGTCGAAGACAGCGGCTTCGAGATGTGTAGCTGGCTTGCCGAGGACGGCAGCTACGGCTACGAGTGGACTACCCGCCCCGACGGTGGCGAACCGAACTACCCGCAGGTCTTACTCGGCACCAAACCCTGGGGCGACGACAGCGACGTCGGCTCGTTCCCGGTCCAGCGTGGCGATATTGACGAACTGACGCTCGAGGTCGACATCGATCTCAACGTCTCCGGCGGCGAGTGGAACCTCGCCGAGGAGTGGTGGCTGATGGAACAGCCGCCCGACCAGCAGATCGAGACGCACACCCATGAGATCATGCTCGTCCTCGAGTGGAGCGACGAGCACAGCCACGGTGGCGTCGACGAACCCGGAGTCTGGACCGATCAGTTCGGCAACGAAATCGACTACTGGACGGTCTACAGCGGTGGCGGCGGGACCGATGCTGCGTTTCATATCTTCCGCGTCAGTGGCGGCCTGACGACGGGACAGGTTGACCTGAGCGAAATTATCGACTTCATGAGCGAGCGCTACGGCCTCAGCGAGGACCTGTGGGTCAGCGGCATCGAAGTCGGAAATGAGTACTGGGGTGGCGTCCAGGGCGATGTGACCTACAACACGCTCGATGTGACGGTCAACGGGACGACCTACGAGAGCGGCAGCGATGCTGGAGACGGCTCGGATCCCGAACCAGAATCAATCGAGGTCGGCGAGTACGAAACCCAGGATAGCACCGACGACGGCCTCCACAACGATTTCACTGGTGATGGCGAGACCACCCACGATGATGTGACCGCCTTCTTCGAGAACCTCGAGGATGAAAGCGTCCAGAATAACCCAGAGGCGTTCGACTTCGCCGGCAATGACGAAGTCAGCTTTGCAGATGTGGTTGACCTGCTTCGCCAGGTCTAA
- a CDS encoding glycoside hydrolase family 5 protein yields MKYASSTDGQTDDQSATRLENGVTNDRQTTRRRFLQSTAVTGALAAGFATGATTSAAAETGRGIPTPRLHVEGNLIKDPQGNTVTLRGLNIADPKRLNVTAPARGKAAEHVVDLLTDESQGWYPRVIRVPAQPVDIGEHEPGHTGGPPDPVAFTEAELEEYLETHYDPIIEQLGDLGVYAIVDFHRHWTDNDAEDGWDGMWGDSQDETINEDLQEEVDMFWEIVAPRYADDDHVLYEVYNEPTEPGMWAEVDRQWVRDNWRLWKELAQPWVDTIREHADNIVIVGSPSWSQNPEGYYIEPFEGDNLAYAYHIYSGHVVSQDEAWDEVGIDGMGTDGVYEEVPVFVTEFGWEATHAGATELYGQTSDFADPFFEWLESSDAIHWTAWCADPIWRPVMFTRSFLDEDPTQPDDTDSIGHPYEDEIPVHCEDLPCEWDLLGGDEFAGEYVKAQLEAYRNDGLPGDGGDSDPEPEPIQVGEYTPADTTDDGLHNDFTGDGETTHDDVTAFFENLEDEGIQNNPDAFDFADDEDVGFADVVELLRRV; encoded by the coding sequence ATGAAATACGCATCATCGACAGACGGGCAGACAGACGACCAGTCAGCAACTCGCCTCGAGAACGGAGTCACTAATGACCGACAGACAACGCGCCGGCGCTTCTTGCAGTCAACGGCTGTGACGGGAGCGCTCGCGGCAGGGTTCGCCACAGGGGCAACAACGTCGGCCGCAGCGGAGACGGGCCGTGGCATTCCAACGCCACGACTCCACGTTGAGGGAAACCTGATCAAAGATCCGCAGGGAAACACCGTCACGCTCCGCGGACTCAACATCGCTGATCCGAAGCGCCTGAACGTGACAGCACCGGCACGCGGAAAAGCCGCCGAACACGTCGTGGACCTCCTCACGGACGAGAGCCAGGGCTGGTATCCCAGAGTCATCCGCGTGCCCGCCCAGCCAGTCGATATCGGCGAGCACGAACCCGGCCACACCGGCGGCCCGCCCGACCCAGTCGCGTTCACCGAGGCCGAACTCGAGGAGTACCTCGAGACGCATTACGATCCGATTATCGAGCAGTTAGGCGACCTGGGCGTCTACGCCATCGTCGATTTCCACCGCCATTGGACGGATAACGACGCCGAGGACGGCTGGGACGGCATGTGGGGAGACAGTCAAGACGAGACGATCAACGAGGACCTGCAAGAAGAGGTCGACATGTTCTGGGAAATCGTCGCGCCGAGATACGCTGACGACGACCACGTCCTTTATGAGGTCTACAACGAGCCGACCGAACCCGGCATGTGGGCCGAGGTCGACCGCCAGTGGGTCAGAGACAACTGGCGACTGTGGAAGGAGTTAGCCCAGCCATGGGTGGATACGATCCGCGAGCACGCCGACAATATCGTCATCGTCGGCTCGCCAAGTTGGAGTCAGAACCCGGAGGGCTACTACATCGAGCCCTTCGAGGGCGACAACCTCGCCTACGCCTACCACATCTACTCGGGTCACGTCGTCAGCCAGGACGAAGCCTGGGACGAGGTCGGCATCGACGGCATGGGCACCGACGGCGTCTACGAGGAGGTGCCGGTGTTCGTCACCGAGTTCGGTTGGGAGGCAACCCACGCCGGCGCGACCGAACTCTACGGCCAGACGAGCGACTTTGCCGACCCCTTCTTCGAGTGGCTCGAGTCGAGCGACGCGATTCACTGGACGGCCTGGTGTGCCGATCCGATCTGGCGCCCAGTCATGTTCACGCGGTCGTTTCTCGACGAAGACCCGACACAGCCGGACGATACCGACTCCATTGGCCACCCCTACGAAGACGAGATTCCCGTCCACTGCGAGGACCTGCCCTGTGAGTGGGACTTGCTGGGCGGCGACGAGTTCGCCGGCGAGTACGTCAAAGCACAACTCGAGGCCTATCGCAACGATGGGCTTCCGGGCGATGGTGGCGACTCCGATCCGGAGCCAGAGCCGATTCAGGTCGGCGAGTACACACCTGCGGACACGACTGACGACGGCCTGCACAACGACTTCACCGGCGACGGTGAGACGACCCACGACGACGTGACCGCATTCTTCGAAAATCTCGAGGATGAGGGTATCCAGAACAATCCGGACGCGTTCGACTTCGCTGACGACGAGGATGTTGGCTTTGCAGACGTGGTCGAACTGCTTCGACGGGTCTGA
- a CDS encoding cellulase family glycosylhydrolase yields the protein MSNNNNSRRQTGESTNQSTKRRALDRASEQPTIRMSRRSMMRATAGASAAAIGLGAGITGSVAGNISEFEDLTIDSQNRIVNESGEPFKMRGVSIPDPKRLDRTSQLRGKTPLQLLDMMTNNDRGWYPRAIRLPAQPQDIGEHPMGHAGPEYFDDDGNLRPEAPDIENPDAIRDNRRAMQPPQPVAFTESELEDYLENYYDPLVERCKERGVYAIVDFHRHWHEQPPGTEDPGAAENHLPYDSPYTNYWAYNTYEDQYVSFDETTPASWGHVDSTYINEGDHQYRDNPDEDWAGIETDADIPGTPYEYDNWQVNEELLEEALLFWSVVADRYADEPHVVFEPYNEPTAPGIWGPVEGCGALKQEPLWETFVDDFMGPIIDEIRQHQPEQVLLVGVPGWCQSLQGLYWYDFNDAGYDNIAVTWHNYAGHDVSQLNNWFNDTNYSWHEDIAAETDGELTDPYIEPDQDVYEDSCYGWEGYEAAGLQDAMDFHHISISEFGWIDDPEVAHWLRGTTTGQGTLPEYGIPFFDQIEDDDRISWIAWCADVRWYPTMFEFPEGPDEGDLVDEVLVNDNFYDTDLEDIWAALPDGAPCPDVEDQPCEWELLGGEDSGEYIKEQLEVHRDDLVPFDLGTTDPGYDDPDLYNGEPSEGIQVGEYTAQDTTDDGLHNDFTGDGETTHDDVTAFFENFEDDGVQDNPEAFDFTDSGDVTFSDVAELLRQL from the coding sequence ATGAGCAACAACAACAATAGCAGACGGCAGACGGGCGAATCGACGAATCAGAGCACAAAACGACGGGCATTAGACCGCGCGAGCGAACAGCCGACGATCAGGATGTCGCGCCGGTCGATGATGCGAGCAACAGCCGGTGCAAGCGCGGCCGCAATCGGGCTGGGCGCAGGCATTACTGGCAGCGTTGCGGGCAACATCAGCGAGTTTGAGGACCTGACGATTGATAGCCAGAACCGAATCGTCAACGAGTCGGGCGAACCGTTCAAGATGCGGGGGGTCAGCATCCCTGATCCGAAGCGACTCGACCGGACGAGCCAACTGCGAGGGAAAACCCCGCTACAGTTGCTCGACATGATGACCAACAACGACCGTGGCTGGTATCCACGCGCTATCCGCCTGCCTGCCCAGCCACAGGACATTGGCGAACACCCGATGGGCCACGCCGGTCCGGAGTACTTCGACGACGATGGCAACCTACGCCCGGAGGCTCCAGATATCGAGAATCCGGACGCAATTCGTGACAATCGACGGGCGATGCAGCCGCCACAGCCCGTCGCGTTCACCGAATCCGAACTCGAGGATTATCTCGAGAACTACTACGACCCACTCGTCGAGCGCTGTAAGGAACGCGGCGTCTACGCCATCGTCGACTTCCACCGTCACTGGCACGAACAGCCGCCGGGAACGGAAGACCCCGGCGCGGCAGAGAATCACCTGCCATACGACAGTCCGTACACGAACTACTGGGCGTACAACACGTACGAGGACCAGTACGTCTCCTTCGACGAGACAACGCCGGCATCGTGGGGTCACGTCGACTCGACGTACATCAACGAAGGCGACCACCAGTACCGAGACAATCCGGATGAAGACTGGGCTGGCATCGAAACCGATGCTGACATCCCTGGCACGCCGTACGAGTACGACAACTGGCAGGTCAACGAAGAACTGCTCGAGGAGGCGTTGCTGTTCTGGAGCGTCGTCGCCGACCGGTACGCCGACGAGCCACACGTGGTCTTTGAGCCGTACAACGAGCCAACGGCGCCAGGTATCTGGGGGCCAGTTGAGGGCTGTGGCGCGCTCAAACAGGAGCCGCTGTGGGAGACGTTCGTCGACGACTTCATGGGGCCGATCATCGACGAGATTCGACAGCACCAGCCCGAACAGGTGCTGCTGGTCGGCGTCCCCGGCTGGTGTCAGTCGCTGCAGGGACTGTACTGGTACGACTTCAACGACGCCGGCTACGACAATATCGCCGTCACCTGGCACAACTACGCCGGCCACGACGTGAGCCAACTCAACAACTGGTTCAACGATACGAACTACAGCTGGCACGAAGACATCGCTGCAGAGACAGACGGTGAGTTGACTGATCCATACATCGAGCCGGATCAGGATGTCTACGAAGACTCGTGTTACGGCTGGGAAGGCTACGAAGCCGCCGGCTTGCAGGATGCGATGGACTTCCATCACATCTCGATCAGTGAGTTCGGCTGGATCGACGATCCAGAAGTTGCCCACTGGCTGCGCGGGACGACCACTGGCCAGGGGACGCTACCAGAGTACGGCATTCCGTTCTTCGACCAGATCGAAGACGACGACCGCATCAGCTGGATCGCCTGGTGTGCCGACGTTCGCTGGTACCCAACGATGTTCGAGTTCCCAGAAGGGCCCGACGAAGGCGACCTCGTTGACGAGGTTCTCGTCAACGACAACTTCTACGACACCGACCTCGAGGACATCTGGGCAGCGCTGCCAGACGGCGCACCATGTCCCGATGTCGAAGACCAGCCTTGCGAGTGGGAACTGCTCGGCGGCGAAGACAGCGGCGAGTACATCAAAGAGCAACTCGAGGTTCACCGCGACGATCTGGTGCCGTTCGATCTGGGGACGACCGACCCCGGTTACGACGATCCGGACCTCTACAACGGCGAGCCCTCGGAGGGTATTCAGGTCGGCGAGTACACGGCCCAAGATACGACTGACGACGGCCTGCACAACGACTTCACCGGCGACGGTGAGACGACCCACGACGACGTGACCGCCTTCTTCGAGAACTTCGAAGACGATGGCGTCCAGGACAACCCCGAGGCGTTCGACTTCACCGACAGCGGTGACGTTACCTTCTCGGACGTCGCTGAACTGCTGCGTCAGCTGTAA
- a CDS encoding endo-1,4-beta-xylanase, with protein sequence MTYDKTDTTRSEQADRTDGDQPVTDNAERDVTAALERRDYLRSIGIAGLVGGLSGLGVTAGSTGTVGAQESWEADADERIEQYRMGDLEVVVETEDGSSVTDATVEIEQQEHEFGFGCMAHAEFLTRGSEWGEDIYTDEDQERYAETLEEHFNMIVLENLHKWNIWEDDTEIADDAVEWARERDMDVRGHVALWGNIDAHAIPPRVVEAMGEDWEEAGEPDHDPDYVVSESMDHIETIIEHYGDDITEWEIVNEVFHEPAMIEAVEGDNVTPETAEILGDWYEFGEEVADRYDIDIAVNDYNTLNGDHGYARDQYHDQIDYLMNERGIDLDGIGMQSHHYEHERIDPDTMMTRLDEYAEYGAGLKVTEFDMFGDGWDRQMQAEYLHQFLKTFFSHPEAEDFLMWGHWDPVHWGPEMGDDPDAPLYEEDWTEKPAYDEYVDLVFDEWWTDESGTTDASGEFETAVFHGDHEVTVTVNGESATQEVSVTDATSPVQLEITVDGDGEGDDDPVVGDYTPEDTTGDGLRNDFTGDGQTTHDDVTAFFENLEDDAVQQNAEDFDFAGNDEIGFADVVDLLHDV encoded by the coding sequence ATGACATACGACAAGACCGATACGACGAGATCGGAGCAAGCGGACCGAACCGATGGCGACCAGCCAGTAACAGACAATGCAGAACGTGACGTCACAGCCGCACTCGAGCGTCGTGACTATCTGCGGAGCATAGGCATTGCAGGACTGGTCGGCGGGCTTTCCGGCCTCGGCGTTACGGCGGGCAGCACTGGAACCGTCGGTGCACAGGAATCCTGGGAAGCCGACGCGGACGAGCGTATCGAACAGTACCGAATGGGTGACCTCGAGGTCGTCGTCGAGACTGAGGACGGTTCGTCTGTCACGGACGCAACGGTCGAAATCGAACAGCAGGAACACGAGTTCGGCTTTGGGTGTATGGCCCACGCCGAGTTCCTCACGCGGGGCAGTGAGTGGGGCGAGGATATCTACACCGACGAAGATCAGGAGCGCTACGCCGAAACCCTCGAGGAGCACTTCAACATGATCGTCCTCGAGAATCTCCACAAGTGGAACATCTGGGAGGACGACACCGAGATTGCCGACGACGCGGTCGAGTGGGCGCGTGAGCGAGACATGGACGTGCGCGGTCACGTCGCACTGTGGGGGAATATCGACGCGCACGCGATTCCGCCGCGGGTCGTCGAGGCGATGGGCGAAGACTGGGAGGAAGCCGGTGAGCCGGATCACGACCCCGACTACGTCGTCTCCGAGTCAATGGATCACATCGAGACGATCATCGAACACTACGGCGACGACATCACGGAGTGGGAGATCGTCAACGAGGTCTTCCACGAGCCGGCGATGATCGAGGCCGTCGAGGGCGACAACGTTACGCCGGAGACCGCAGAAATCCTGGGCGACTGGTACGAGTTCGGTGAAGAGGTCGCCGACCGGTACGACATCGACATTGCGGTCAACGACTATAATACGCTCAACGGCGACCACGGCTACGCCCGCGACCAGTACCATGACCAGATCGACTATTTGATGAACGAGCGTGGGATTGATCTCGACGGCATCGGGATGCAGTCTCACCACTATGAGCACGAGCGCATCGATCCCGACACGATGATGACCCGGCTCGACGAGTACGCCGAGTACGGCGCCGGCCTCAAGGTCACCGAATTCGACATGTTCGGTGACGGCTGGGATCGACAGATGCAGGCCGAGTACCTCCACCAGTTCCTCAAGACGTTCTTCAGTCACCCCGAAGCCGAGGACTTCCTCATGTGGGGGCACTGGGACCCGGTCCACTGGGGCCCGGAAATGGGCGACGATCCGGACGCACCGCTGTACGAGGAGGACTGGACCGAAAAGCCGGCCTACGACGAGTACGTCGACCTCGTCTTCGATGAGTGGTGGACCGACGAGTCGGGGACGACCGACGCCAGCGGCGAGTTCGAGACCGCAGTGTTCCACGGCGACCACGAGGTTACGGTCACCGTCAACGGCGAATCGGCGACCCAAGAGGTCTCAGTCACTGACGCCACTTCCCCTGTCCAGTTGGAAATTACAGTCGATGGCGACGGAGAGGGCGACGATGACCCAGTCGTCGGCGACTACACGCCCGAGGATACGACTGGTGATGGCCTCCGGAACGACTTCACCGGTGACGGCCAGACCACCCACGACGACGTGACCGCCTTCTTCGAGAACCTCGAGGACGATGCGGTCCAGCAGAACGCGGAAGACTTCGATTTTGCCGGCAACGACGAAATCGGCTTCGCGGACGTCGTCGACCTGCTTCACGACGTCTAG
- a CDS encoding fibronectin type III domain-containing protein, giving the protein MESETASEETPTMNDDTTTHATDEKDAEDRTPTSRRTFIKAAGASAGALTLGASAASAQDVPTIVTELADEQVDPGETTTATVSLEDAPVGSAGVNVTLEVDPDVALITEVDINNSLLEIELNDEIEEAGGGVDSILLPRIADIEESEVEVGTYHIEAQEEEGETTLELDEFALTDPDSDVIREANYDAPTLTVGEPDDEPSPPSTPTDLEVVSTSESSIEVDWSADANAASYNVYLDGSLEDETSSAGATLSGLEADTEYEIGVSAVGDDGDETDTETVTATTDEEDDEPPETTTVTVDLADNEIESGETTTVDLGLSEAPDGLLGFTVDLTIDDSVVSIADADISDTFPDTSEPISYVDIDGDTVRLSAIEPLDPGTTDIDFGHVELEGEDAGETDIDVEIVRIEDLDDEDIEADVESATLSVDGEEPPETPTITVDPADDEIDTGDTTTVDLGLSEAPDGLLGFTVDLTVDDSVASIADADISEPFPDTSEPISYVDIDGDTVRLSAIEPLDPGTTDIDFGYVELEGEAGGETDLDVEIVRIEDLDDEDIDADVESATLSVDGEPVDESPVVPEDLDVAETTESSIEVSWSADANAASFNVYVDGTLDSDTTTSSATVTGLDDDTEYEVGVSAVDDDGDETDTATVTATTDEDDPDPGEPGDYSEWESDVLYEEGERVSWEGEDWEAKWTNQGQEPEYDINGAWEPLDGEIPLEDDLAELEPSSTSVSAGDRLEFSVTDTSPNDAWIASLEWDFGDGTTASGWWNDHTYDSSGTYTVTLTATDQLDRQSTDEVEITVS; this is encoded by the coding sequence ATGGAATCGGAGACAGCAAGCGAGGAGACACCCACAATGAACGACGACACGACAACCCACGCGACAGACGAAAAGGACGCAGAAGATCGCACACCGACCTCACGCCGCACCTTCATCAAAGCTGCCGGCGCGAGCGCAGGCGCGCTCACACTCGGTGCCTCAGCGGCATCCGCACAGGACGTTCCAACCATCGTCACCGAACTGGCTGACGAACAAGTCGACCCCGGTGAAACGACAACGGCAACGGTTTCGCTCGAGGATGCCCCAGTCGGCTCGGCCGGCGTCAACGTCACGCTCGAGGTCGATCCCGATGTTGCACTGATTACTGAAGTCGACATCAATAACTCGTTGCTCGAAATCGAGCTGAACGACGAAATCGAGGAAGCAGGCGGCGGCGTCGACTCGATCTTGCTTCCACGGATCGCTGACATCGAGGAATCCGAAGTCGAAGTCGGAACCTATCACATCGAAGCCCAGGAGGAAGAGGGCGAAACGACCCTCGAACTCGACGAGTTCGCACTCACCGACCCGGACAGCGACGTCATCCGAGAAGCCAATTACGACGCTCCGACGCTGACCGTTGGCGAACCCGACGACGAGCCGTCGCCACCAAGTACGCCAACAGACCTCGAGGTCGTCTCGACGAGCGAGAGTTCCATCGAAGTCGACTGGAGCGCCGACGCGAACGCGGCCAGCTACAACGTCTATCTCGACGGCAGTCTCGAGGACGAAACCAGTTCCGCCGGCGCAACGTTAAGCGGTCTCGAGGCCGACACCGAGTACGAAATCGGTGTGAGCGCAGTCGGCGACGACGGCGACGAGACTGACACTGAGACGGTGACAGCAACGACGGACGAAGAAGACGACGAGCCGCCGGAAACGACGACGGTAACCGTCGATCTGGCAGACAACGAGATTGAATCTGGCGAGACGACGACTGTCGACCTCGGCCTCTCGGAGGCACCCGACGGCCTGCTCGGCTTTACCGTTGACCTCACCATCGATGACAGCGTCGTTTCGATCGCTGACGCTGACATCAGCGACACCTTCCCAGACACCTCCGAACCAATCAGCTACGTCGATATCGATGGCGACACTGTCCGTCTCAGTGCCATCGAACCGCTCGACCCCGGTACGACCGACATCGACTTCGGTCACGTCGAACTCGAGGGCGAAGACGCTGGCGAGACCGACATCGATGTCGAAATCGTCCGCATCGAGGATCTGGATGACGAAGATATTGAGGCAGACGTCGAGTCTGCAACGCTGTCCGTCGACGGTGAAGAGCCACCGGAAACGCCAACGATCACGGTCGATCCAGCTGACGACGAGATCGACACTGGCGACACGACGACCGTCGACCTCGGCCTCTCGGAGGCACCCGACGGCCTGCTCGGCTTTACGGTCGATCTCACCGTCGACGATAGCGTCGCCTCGATTGCAGACGCAGACATCAGCGAGCCGTTCCCAGACACCTCTGAACCGATCAGCTACGTCGATATCGATGGCGACACCGTCCGTCTCAGCGCTATTGAACCGCTCGACCCCGGCACGACCGACATCGACTTCGGCTACGTCGAACTCGAGGGCGAAGCCGGCGGCGAGACCGATCTCGACGTCGAAATCGTCCGCATCGAGGATCTGGATGACGAAGATATCGACGCAGACGTCGAATCCGCAACCCTGTCCGTCGACGGTGAACCAGTCGATGAGTCGCCAGTCGTCCCCGAAGACCTCGATGTCGCCGAAACAACCGAGAGTTCCATCGAGGTCTCTTGGAGCGCCGACGCAAACGCAGCCAGCTTCAACGTCTACGTTGATGGCACGCTCGACAGCGATACCACGACCTCGAGTGCGACGGTGACGGGTCTCGATGACGACACCGAGTATGAAGTCGGCGTCAGCGCCGTTGACGACGATGGCGACGAGACCGACACCGCAACGGTGACGGCGACGACCGACGAGGACGACCCTGACCCAGGCGAACCGGGCGATTACTCCGAATGGGAGTCCGACGTCCTTTACGAGGAAGGCGAGCGCGTCTCCTGGGAGGGCGAAGACTGGGAGGCCAAGTGGACGAACCAAGGCCAAGAGCCCGAGTACGACATCAACGGTGCCTGGGAACCACTCGACGGCGAGATTCCACTCGAGGACGATCTGGCCGAACTGGAGCCCTCGAGTACATCCGTCTCGGCTGGCGATCGACTCGAATTCAGCGTCACCGACACGTCACCGAACGACGCCTGGATTGCCTCACTCGAGTGGGACTTCGGCGACGGCACGACCGCCAGCGGCTGGTGGAACGACCACACGTACGACTCGAGTGGAACCTATACGGTGACACTGACGGCGACGGACCAACTCGATCGTCAGTCCACTGACGAAGTCGAGATCACCGTCTCCTAA